The following are from one region of the Paenibacillus sabinae T27 genome:
- a CDS encoding thiazole synthase, translating to MQDALHIGGKALSSRLFIGTGKYNRNTLIPEVIARSGSEVITVALRRVDPSSKEENILSHIPPHMTLLPNTSGARTAEEAVRIARLARAAGMGNWVKIEVINDQRYLLPDNLETIRATEILAAEGFVVLPYMSPDLSAALRLRDAGAAAVMPLGAPIGSNRGLRTKELIGILIEETGLPIIVDAGIGRPSEAAEAMEMGAAAVLLNTAIATARDPLVMAEAFRGAVAAGRQAYLAGLGAVQQEAEASSPLTGFLNV from the coding sequence ATGCAGGATGCTTTACATATCGGGGGCAAGGCCCTTTCCAGCCGTTTGTTCATCGGAACCGGCAAATACAACCGCAATACGCTTATACCGGAAGTAATCGCGCGTTCGGGCTCCGAAGTGATTACGGTCGCTCTGCGAAGAGTCGATCCGTCGTCTAAGGAGGAGAATATTCTGAGCCATATTCCGCCGCACATGACCCTGCTGCCGAATACTTCCGGGGCACGGACCGCGGAAGAAGCGGTGCGCATCGCCCGGCTGGCCAGAGCGGCGGGAATGGGGAATTGGGTCAAGATCGAAGTCATCAACGATCAGCGGTACCTGCTGCCCGACAACCTGGAGACAATCCGGGCTACGGAGATTCTGGCCGCCGAAGGTTTTGTCGTCCTTCCTTATATGAGCCCGGACCTGTCAGCGGCGCTGCGGCTAAGAGACGCGGGCGCGGCTGCGGTAATGCCGCTGGGAGCGCCCATCGGAAGCAACCGGGGCCTGCGGACGAAAGAATTGATCGGCATCCTGATCGAAGAGACCGGCCTGCCGATTATTGTGGATGCCGGAATCGGTCGGCCGTCGGAAGCGGCGGAAGCGATGGAGATGGGCGCGGCGGCCGTGCTGTTGAATACGGCGATAGCCACCGCCCGCGATCCGCTCGTCATGGCGGAAGCTTTCCGGGGAGCGGTTGCCGCCGGACGGCAGGCGTATCTAGCCGGGCTTGGAGCGGTCCAGCAGGAGGCGGAAGCTTCT